The Primulina eburnea isolate SZY01 chromosome 13, ASM2296580v1, whole genome shotgun sequence genome includes a region encoding these proteins:
- the LOC140810300 gene encoding uncharacterized protein — protein sequence MALTAKNKLSFVDNSIQRPPLDDLLYGAWLRCNSMVISWILNSVAKEIADSLMYIPTAHGIWNDLCDRFHQSNAPRIFQIKKLLNGLQQCSMDVTTYYTRLRTLWDELKDFHPISVCNCGSMKDLINFQNQECVMQFLMGLNESYAQIRAQINDGSYSYYFENILTNSARGKTALHTTRQLFFTR from the coding sequence ATGGCGCTTACAGCCAAAAATAAGCTCAGTTTTGTAGATAATTCGATCCAACGTCCACCTCTGGATGATCTCTTGTATGGAGCGTGGCTACGCTGCAATTCGATGGTGATTTCGTGGATTCTTAACTCTGTTGCTAAGGAAATAGCTGATAGCTTGATGTACATTCCAACTGCCCATGGGATATGGAATGACCTGTGCGACAGATTCCACCAGAGCAATGCACCGAGAATCTTTCAGATTAAGAAGTTGCTGAATGGATTACAACAATGTTCGATGGATGTAACTACTTACTACACTCGGTTACGGACACTATGGGACGAATTGAAGGACTTCCATCCAATTTCTGTGTGCAATTGTGGCTCAATGAaggatttgataaattttcaGAATCAGGAATGTGTTATGCAATTCCTCATGGGTTTGAATGAGTCATATGCTCAAATTCGTGCACAAATTAATGATGGATCCTATTCCTATTATTTCGAAAACATTCTCACTAATTCTGCAAGAGGAAAGACAGCGCTCCATACAACACGACAGCTTTTCTTTACAAGGTGA